In Afipia carboxidovorans OM5, the sequence TTTTCCAGAGGTTTACGAAAGCGGCGGCTCATGACGATTTATCTTTTCTCAGTTTCGCCCAGTAATCGAGGCGCTTGCGAATCTCGCGCTCAAAGCCACGCTCGGGCGGATTGTAGAAGGTCTTGCGGCCAAGCGCTTCGGGGAAATAATCCTGCCCGGAAAAACCCTCCGGCGTGTCGTGATCGTATTCGTAGCCCTCGCCGTAGCTCTCGGACTTCATCAGCTTGGTCGGCGCATTGAGGATGTGCTTGGGCGGCAGCAGCGAGCCTGCCTCCTTCGCGGTACGCATTGCCGCGCTGAAAGCCCGATAGGCCGCGTTCGATTTCGGCGCGGTCGCGACGTAGACGACGGCCTGCGCAATCGCAAGTTCACCCTCGGGCGAGCCGAGAAAATCATAGGCATCCCTGGCGGCATTGGCGACAACCAGCGCTTGTGGGTCCGCCATGCCGATGTCTTCCACCGCCATCCGCACCACGCGACGCGCGAGGAATAACGGATCCTCACCGGCATCGAGCATCCGCGCAAAGTAATAGAGCGCAGCGTCAGGATCGGAGCCACGCACCGACTTATGCAGCGCGGAGATCAGGTTGTAATGACCATCGGCCGATTTATCGTAGATCGGTGCACGGCGCTGCAGAATATCCTGCAACTGCGCGGCATCGAACACTTCGTTCGCGCGTGCGGCACGCCATACCTCTTCCACAAGTGTCAGCGCTGCACGGCCGTCACCATCCGCCATCCGCACCAGCACGGCCCGCGCGTCGGCATCGAGCGGCAGCGGACGGCCTTCGATCTCTTCCGCGCGCGCATAGAGTTTTTCGATCGCCGCATCGTCGAGCGAATGAAATACCAAAACGCGTGCCCGCGACAGCAACGCCGCGTTGAGTTCGAACGAGGGATTTTCAGTCGTCGCACCGACGAGCACCACCGTGCCGTCTTCCATCACCGGCAGAAACGAATCCTGCTGTGCGCGATTGAAGCGATGCACCTCGTCGACGAACAGGAGCGTGCCCTTGCCGGTCTCGCGCCGTGCGCGGGCGGTGTCGAACACTTTCTTCAGATCGGCCACGCCAGAAAACACCGCCGAAATCTGCTCGAAGTGCAGTTCGGTCGCGTCCGCCAGAAGCCGCGCTACCGTGGTCTTGCCGGTGCCTGGCGGGCCCCAGAACACCAGCGAGCCGAGCGTGCGCGTCTCCAGCATCCGCGTCAGCGCACCGTCGGGGCCGAGGATGTGATCCTGTCCCACCACATCGGATAGCTGACGCGGCCGCAGCCGCTCCGGCAACGGGCGCGGCGCATCCTGCTCCAGCCCCGCAGCGGCGAAGAGATTCGCAGATGGGGCGGCGCGCTTTGCGTTCATGAAAGAACCTGCCTGCTTCTCTTGGACCCTGCCCTCACCCGCCGAGCGTCACGTTGATACGCTGGCCAGCGCGGATCAGGGTAATGCGCCAAAGCCGCGCCTGTTCACTGGTGGCGCGTTCAAGGTCGCTTGTCTTCGTGATCGCCTTGCCGTTGACGCCGGTGATGATGTCGCCCTTCTGGAACCCGACATTCGAGGCGAGCGCACTCTCCGGCACATCGATCATGACAACGCCCTCGACATTGGAATCGAGCCGCAACTCATCGGCCAGCGCCGGAGAAATGTTGGCGACACGCGCGCCCTGGAATGGCGAGCGCGATTTCAATTCGATCTCGTCGCGTCCGGTATCGGGCGCCACTTCGAGCGGAACGCTGAGACGCACGGTCTTACCGGCGCGCATCACATCGATCTGCGCCGTGCCGCCGAGCGGGCGCGTCGCAAAGCGATAGTCGAACGCATTCGGATCTTCGACCGTCTGGCCATCGATGCTCACCACGAGATCGGACAGCTTGAAGCCCGCGCGCGCCGCCGGGCTGCCCGGCGTAACGTTGGCAACCAACGCACCGCTCGGGCGCGCGATGCCGAGCGTCTCAGCAATCTCCGGCGTCACCGCCTGCAGCCGAGCGCCCAGCCACGGGCGTCGCACCGCCTTGCCACCGCTCTTGGCCGAGGCCACCACCACCCGCACCATGTTGGCGGGAATGGCAAAACCGATACCCTGCGAACCGCCCGAGCGGGAGAAGATCGCGGTGTTGAGACCGACAAGCTTACCGGACATATCAGTTAGCGCGCCGCCGGAGTTGCCGGGATTGATCGCGGCATCAGTCTGAATGAAGAACTGATAATCGGTGATCCCGACCTGTGTGCGCGCCAGCGCGGAGACGATGCCGTGCGTCACCGTCTGGCCGACACCAAACGGATTGCCGACCGCAAGCACCACGTCGCCAACCTGCAGTTCATCGGAGTTGGCAAGGTCCAGCGTCGGGAATTTCTCGTGCGAGCCTTTGATCCGCAACACTGCAAGATCGGTGCGGCTATCCTTCAGCACGATCTCGGCCTCGAACTCGCGCTTGTCGGCAAGTGAGACCTTCACCTGATCCGCGCCTTCGATGACGTGATTGTTCGTCACCACAAGCCCTGAGGAATCGACCAGCACGCCGGAGCCCAGCGAGCGCTGCATCTGCTCCTGCTGGCCACCCGGTACGCCGAAGAAGCGGCGGAAGATCGGATCGTCGAGGAACGGGTTGCGGTTCTGCACGACCTTCGCGGCGTAGACATTCACCACAGCAGGCTGAACATGCTGCACGATCGGCGCATAGGACAGCCGCAACTGGTTAAGCGACGACGGTACCACCCTCTCCTGCGCGATCGCGGGCGCGGCGCCCAGGATCGCAAGCGAGAGGACGGCGATACCGAGAGAACGAGAAAGGGTCATGCACGAATTCCGCTGTCAGGGAGCCTTGATATAAAGGTGCGGCGCACAGGATGCGAGCCGGGAAAGCTGTCAGGCCGCACGTTTGCGGGTGATTTTGGGTTTTTGCGAGGCTGCCTGCGCCGCCTCCAGCCTGGCCTTGTGCTCAATGCCCCACGCCCGCAGCGCATCGATCACCGGGCGAAGGCGCTGACCCGTCTGCGACAGAGCATATTCCACTCGCGGCGGCACCTCGGGATAGATCGTACGGGTGATGAGCCCGTCGCCTTCCAGCGCCCGCAACTGCTTGGTCAGCATCCGCTGGGTGATGCCCGGCATCTTCTTGCGCAACTCACCGAAGCGAAGCCGCCCTTCCTGCAAGTGAAACAGGATCACACCTTTCCACTTGCCGTCGATCAGCCCGAGCGTGACCTCGACCGCGCACATGCCGGTGTGATTCTCCTTGCGCTTCATGAGCGATCCTCGCGCCTGCTCCGTGTCGGAATCTGATGGTATCCAATATGATACTATCACACATAACCGGCAGTACTTGCAAATGTCGTCTATGAGGCTCTTATGGGTCCACCAAGCCCGTGGGAGAGATGCAGATGAAGGCCATCGGATACCAGCAATCCTTGCCGATCGAGGACGAACGCTCTCTTGTCGATTGCGAGTTGCCGAAGCCCGAGCCGGGACCACACGATATCCGCGTCGCGGTGAAGGCGGTGTCCGTCAACCCAATCGACACCAAGGTGAGGATGCGCGCTGCACCGCCCGCGGGCGAGACCAAGGTGCTGGGCTTCGATGCTGCCGGTGTGGTGGATGCAGTCGGCTCTTCGGTGACGCTGTTTCAACCCGGCGATGAAGTATTCTACGCTGGCTCGATCGTGCGGCAGGGCACCAACTCCGAATTTCATCTGGTAGATGAGCGCATCGTCGGGCGCAAACCGCGCACGCTGTCGTTTGCGCAAGCTGCCGCCCTCCCCCTGACCTCGATCACGGCATGGGAGCTGATGTTCGACCGGATGGGAATCGCACAGGGCAAGGACGATACGCGTACGCTTCTGATCGTTGGCGGCGCTGGCGGCGTCGGCTCCATCATGATCCAGCTCGCGCGCAAGCTGACCGGCCTCACCGTGATCGCCACTGCGTCACGACCTGAGACGATCCAATGGTGTCTCGATCTCGGCGCGCATCATGTCGTCGATCACTCCAAGCCGATGAAAGAGCAAATCGAGAAGCTGAAGGTGCCGCCGGTCGCGTGGATCGCATCGCTGACTGCGACCGAACCGCACTTCAAGGCGATGGCGGACATCCTTGCGCCTCAGGGTGTGATCGGCCTGATCGACGATCCGCCGCCGCTTGAGACCACCCTTATCAAGGGCAAGGCAGGCTCGCTGCGTTGGGAATCGATGTTCACGCGCTCGACCTTCCAGACGCCGGACATGATCACTCAGCATCACCTGCTCGATCGGGTCGCCGATCTCATCGATGCCGGCGAGATCAAGACGACACTGGATAAGGTGTTCGGCAAGATCAATGCCGCCAATCTCCGTAGCGCCCACGCCACCATCGAAAGCGGCAAGTCGATCGGCAAGATCGTGCTCGAGGGCTGGTAGGGAGCCCGCGAGCGCCACGCCGGTGACAAATAAGGCCATCCACCGCTTAGGTATTACCTTGTTGGAGAGCGTCCGGGTTTTGCAGCGTGCAAAAGCTGACGCCTCGCCGCGCTGGTTAACTCCCTCAAAATTACGGCATTCGATTTACTTGAAATTATGGCCGGTTCGATAGGCTTTGAGCTATTCGAGCCAATCCATGACAATTCGCGACACCATCGTAACCCGAGGACATCGCACCTCGGATGGCCCAATGCCCAGCGCAATCCGGGCTACGGCAGGCTGTGGCTTTCCGGCTGCGAGCGAGCGCGCCTCATGATCCGGCGCAATCCATCGCTCGATCTGCTGCGCGGACTTGCGATCGCAATGGTCGTTCTCACCCACTGCAGCCACACGGCGGCCAGCGTCATCCCCGACCTCCGATTCTTCTCCTGGCATTACGGCAAACTGGGCGTGCAGCTCTTCTTCATCGTCAGCGGCTACACGATGATGCTGACGTTCGGGGACAACGTGGATGCGACCTCGACGCGCTCGTTCTATCTTCGGCGGATCTTTCGGATCGCACCGCTATTCTGGGCCGCCATCCTCTTCTATCTGATCTTGCCGGCCGCGCCGGATCAGGAGGTGTGGGCTCCCAACGGCATCGACTCATCCAAGGTGGCCCTGACGTTCTTTTTCCTGCACTGGACGAGTGTCACGGCATTCAATTCCGTTGTGCCCGGCGGCTGGAGCATTGCCGTCGAAATGCAGTTCTATGCTCTGTTCCCGCTTCTTCTCTATCTGTTCAGGAAGCGCAACGGGCCAATCCTCTGCTACACACTCATCGCCGCGACCACGATCGTCGCCAAGCTCGTAGCCGATTCCATTCTGGAGCCGCATCTGGCTGCTACGCTCCCCGCGAACCAGAGCCATCTGGTGCATGCCTTTTATTACGCATGGCTGCCGCACCAGTTGATCTGCTTCGGGTTCGGAATGCTGCTCTATGATTATATCGAGCTGAAAAACCGCCCGACCAAAGGAACGATCCTGCTGATCGGCGCCTGCCTCGCCTCGCAGTGGACATGCGAGGTCGCCGTTCTCGCGCTCCTCGCCTTCGCCGTGCTGGCTCTCAATATCGCCAACCCTCTTGTGGGTCTGATCGGCCGCCATTCCTACGCGATCTACCTGGTGCACTTCGCATTCGTCTGGGCGCTCCGTACGACGTCGCTCGACCTTGGCCTGATGTTCCTGTTGGTGACAAGCTTGTCGCTGTGCGTCAGCTATTTCATCACAGAGCCACTCATCGAGCGCCCCTTGATCCGGCTGGGTCACGACCTCGCGCGCCGGACCGTCACCGGCTCAACCAAGATGCTCGCGAAATAACCTGCCCGCGATCATGCGATGGTCGGCACCAGTCCGCCCTCGGCACGCAGCGCCGCGCCATTGGTGACGGATGCTTCGCGCGAGGCGACATAGACCACCATATTGGCGATCTCGTCCACGCTGGCAAAGCGCTGGATCAGCGACGACGGCCGATGCTGCCTGATGAATTCCGCAGCCGCGGTCTCCACCGATTGTCCGTTCTGCTTCGCGAGATCCTTCACGAACGTCTCGACGCCTTCCGACATCGTCGGCCCCGGCATCACTGCATTTACCGTCACGGCCGTGCCCTTGGTCATCTCCGCGAGCCCGCGCGAGATGGAGAGTTGTGCCGTCTTGGTCATGCCATAGTGGATCATCTCCTTCGGAATCATGATCG encodes:
- a CDS encoding replication-associated recombination protein A translates to MNAKRAAPSANLFAAAGLEQDAPRPLPERLRPRQLSDVVGQDHILGPDGALTRMLETRTLGSLVFWGPPGTGKTTVARLLADATELHFEQISAVFSGVADLKKVFDTARARRETGKGTLLFVDEVHRFNRAQQDSFLPVMEDGTVVLVGATTENPSFELNAALLSRARVLVFHSLDDAAIEKLYARAEEIEGRPLPLDADARAVLVRMADGDGRAALTLVEEVWRAARANEVFDAAQLQDILQRRAPIYDKSADGHYNLISALHKSVRGSDPDAALYYFARMLDAGEDPLFLARRVVRMAVEDIGMADPQALVVANAARDAYDFLGSPEGELAIAQAVVYVATAPKSNAAYRAFSAAMRTAKEAGSLLPPKHILNAPTKLMKSESYGEGYEYDHDTPEGFSGQDYFPEALGRKTFYNPPERGFEREIRKRLDYWAKLRKDKSS
- a CDS encoding DegQ family serine endoprotease, whose translation is MTLSRSLGIAVLSLAILGAAPAIAQERVVPSSLNQLRLSYAPIVQHVQPAVVNVYAAKVVQNRNPFLDDPIFRRFFGVPGGQQEQMQRSLGSGVLVDSSGLVVTNNHVIEGADQVKVSLADKREFEAEIVLKDSRTDLAVLRIKGSHEKFPTLDLANSDELQVGDVVLAVGNPFGVGQTVTHGIVSALARTQVGITDYQFFIQTDAAINPGNSGGALTDMSGKLVGLNTAIFSRSGGSQGIGFAIPANMVRVVVASAKSGGKAVRRPWLGARLQAVTPEIAETLGIARPSGALVANVTPGSPAARAGFKLSDLVVSIDGQTVEDPNAFDYRFATRPLGGTAQIDVMRAGKTVRLSVPLEVAPDTGRDEIELKSRSPFQGARVANISPALADELRLDSNVEGVVMIDVPESALASNVGFQKGDIITGVNGKAITKTSDLERATSEQARLWRITLIRAGQRINVTLGG
- a CDS encoding winged helix-turn-helix transcriptional regulator — protein: MKRKENHTGMCAVEVTLGLIDGKWKGVILFHLQEGRLRFGELRKKMPGITQRMLTKQLRALEGDGLITRTIYPEVPPRVEYALSQTGQRLRPVIDALRAWGIEHKARLEAAQAASQKPKITRKRAA
- a CDS encoding acyltransferase family protein — encoded protein: MIRRNPSLDLLRGLAIAMVVLTHCSHTAASVIPDLRFFSWHYGKLGVQLFFIVSGYTMMLTFGDNVDATSTRSFYLRRIFRIAPLFWAAILFYLILPAAPDQEVWAPNGIDSSKVALTFFFLHWTSVTAFNSVVPGGWSIAVEMQFYALFPLLLYLFRKRNGPILCYTLIAATTIVAKLVADSILEPHLAATLPANQSHLVHAFYYAWLPHQLICFGFGMLLYDYIELKNRPTKGTILLIGACLASQWTCEVAVLALLAFAVLALNIANPLVGLIGRHSYAIYLVHFAFVWALRTTSLDLGLMFLLVTSLSLCVSYFITEPLIERPLIRLGHDLARRTVTGSTKMLAK
- a CDS encoding zinc-binding alcohol dehydrogenase family protein, which translates into the protein MKAIGYQQSLPIEDERSLVDCELPKPEPGPHDIRVAVKAVSVNPIDTKVRMRAAPPAGETKVLGFDAAGVVDAVGSSVTLFQPGDEVFYAGSIVRQGTNSEFHLVDERIVGRKPRTLSFAQAAALPLTSITAWELMFDRMGIAQGKDDTRTLLIVGGAGGVGSIMIQLARKLTGLTVIATASRPETIQWCLDLGAHHVVDHSKPMKEQIEKLKVPPVAWIASLTATEPHFKAMADILAPQGVIGLIDDPPPLETTLIKGKAGSLRWESMFTRSTFQTPDMITQHHLLDRVADLIDAGEIKTTLDKVFGKINAANLRSAHATIESGKSIGKIVLEGW